A stretch of Fusarium poae strain DAOMC 252244 chromosome 2, whole genome shotgun sequence DNA encodes these proteins:
- a CDS encoding hypothetical protein (TransMembrane:6 (o12-32i39-59o71-92i104-128o148-167i196-214o)), whose translation MIDTVYYELSWSILSTIGIANVLFGLMVAGITSFGPVSIVPIVTSAAGAIANGLCYYAFYDKSNSVTSQAVASIFADILWLIQEAGLSFYSYIILSRVLRGRPWIIFATLYWSMIISVTAIRVVIAAVRARRILQGLDEDQSLINHLHMGYFILIALLECLSSFFLLRVFGSAKSTSLSAAIKAGLFRYLMRSTEVRLALLAVLGVMRAITYSFQNDQQMATNLASQIDRFAYSMECMFPVMMIIDILASKVVFHNQVYGSSGQSRNQPGAYPRQRFGGNGLDIILTTQQGENIVEVRGGESSGDRASSQERIINRRDHRSPSSDIDMDEMDSKQIGISKTVEFEVRTSNDPAR comes from the exons ATGATCGACACCGTCTACTATGAGCTGAGCTGGTCGATTCTCAGCACCATCGGCATCGCAAATGTTTTGTTCGGTCTCATGGTCGCTGGTATCACCAGTTTTGGACCAGTCTCCATCGTTCCCATCGTTACCAGTGCAGCCGGAGCGATAGCAAACGGCCTTTGCTATTATGCTTTTTACGATAAGAGTAATAGTGTTACCTCTCAGGCTGTAGCCTCTATATTTGCCGACATACTCTGGCTA ATACAAGAAGCTGGACTGTCATTTTACAGCTACATCATTCTAAGTCGAGTTCTTCGCGGTCGGCCCTGGATAATATTCGCGACTCTATACTGGTCCATGATCATTTCGGTGACAGCCATTCGTGTTGTCATTGCAGCCGTTCGAGCTCGCCGTATTCTCCAAGGGCTCGACGAAGATCAGTCCTTGATCAATCACCTACACATGGGATACTTCATTCTCATTGCCTTGTTGGAATGCCTTAGctctttcttcctccttcgaGTCTTTGGGTCGGCAAAGTCAACATCTCTCAGCGCCGCCATAAAGGCTGGTCTGTTCCGATATCTTATGCGAAGCACCGAAGTCCGACTTGCACTTCTTGCTGTGCTTGGTGTGATGCGGGCAATCACATACTCTTTCCAAAACGATCAACAGATGGCCACGAATCTGGCTTCGCAGATTGATCGGTTTGCATATTCGATGGAATGCATGTTCCCGGTAATGATGAT TATCGACATTCTCGCTTCCAAGGTCGTCTTCCATAACCAAGTATACGGATCTTCTGGACAAAGCCGAAACCAACCCGGTGCTTACCCGCGTCAACGCTTCGGCGGAAACGGCCTCGATATCATTCTCACAACACAGCAAGGCGAGAACATTGTGGAAGTGCGAGGTGGAGAGTCAAGTGGCGACAGAGCAAGCTCACAAGAGCGCATCATCAATCGCAGAGACCACAGGAGTCCATCGTCGGACATCGATATGGATGAGATGGATTCAAAACAAATAGGGATCAGTAAAACAGTCGAGTTTGAGGTGCGCACCAGCAATGATCCAGCGAGATGA
- a CDS encoding hypothetical protein (TransMembrane:12 (i144-163o183-204i211-231o237-259i271-293o305-331i370-396o416-436i456-475o481-508i520-542o548-571i)) has protein sequence MQSLLQYRRAGAAAQAQIDRDVGKIREHMPPDTTRDLEAAKPPVRRHPRKKDDQGLGRALSRVIEEHFANQEGHEEPVPIQPSVTADTIRRCMSEGVALGQVLTGIQVRPHKNAKGDDGNVFVVKWEGPDDPLDPHNWSVGRRIGVTLQISAIALFVGAASGIDATVLPQASKSLGVSQVAESLATGLYLVGMGLGSLVAGPFSETFGRNAVYIVSMAIFMVWIMASALAPNFGAQIVFRFLAGCSASTPLVCSGGSIADMFNSLEKTWSFPLYAVAGFGGPMIGAVMGAYIGPSNAVSWRWAEWIMLIASGLVLVLVLLLMPETYGPLLLQWKAKHYRRITGDDRFKCEHEIVDASLFSRLKVSMTRPFFMLTEPIIIAMTLYLSVLYIVLFTFLVGWPYIFEETYGISQGLSNIIFIAMFLGTQINFLFVPIIYRKTLRATEKGGHFKPEIRLWYGMLGASPAIPISLFWLGWTNYANISIWSAIFAVVFFGYGVTGIFICTYMYIIDSYEIYSASALTFVALTRYIVAGGMTVVGIPFYENMGTHYTLTIMACLAVVLATIPYVLYFYGHNIRAKSKYAFTH, from the exons ATGCAATCGCTGCTGCAGTATCGACGCGCTGGTGCTGCAGCGCAAGCGCAGATTGATCGAGATGTTGGCAAGATTAGAGAGCATATGCCACCTGATACCACCCGTGATTTGGAAGCAGCAAAGCCGCCTGTAAGGCGACATCCTCGCAAGAAAGATGACCAAGGCCTGGGACGTGCTTTGTCGCGTGTCATTGAAGAACACTTTGCCAACCAAGAAGGTCACGAGGAGCCAGTGCCAATACAACCAAGTGTTACAGCTGATACTATTCGACGATGTATGTCTGAAGGCGTTGCACTTGGTCAGGTCTTGACAGGTATCCAAGTTCGGCCTCACAAAAACGCCAAAGGGGACGATGGCAATGTTTTCGTGGTCAAATGGGAAGGGCCTGATGATCCCCTGGACCCTCACAACTGGTCAGTTGGGAGACGAATTGGAGTTACTTTGCAAATATCTGCCATCGCTTTGTTTGTGGGAGCCGCCTCAGGTATTGACGCTACGGTTCTTCCCCAAGCCTCCAAGTCGCTTGGTGTCAGTCAAGTTGCTGAGTCGCTAGCTACAG GCCTCTATTTAGTTGGGATGGGCCTAGGATCATTGGTAGCAGGCCCCTTCTCAGAAACCTTTGGCAGAAATGCAGTTTATATCGTCTCCATGGCGATTTTTATGGTTTGGATCATGGCATCTGCTCTTGCCCCAAACTTTGGGGCTCAGATAGTCTTTCGTTTTCTAGCGGGTTGCTCGGCTTCAACGCCGCTCGTATGCTCCGGAGGTTCCATCGCCGACATGTTCAACAGTCTCGAAAAGACCTGGAGCTTTCCACTTTACGCGGTAGCTGGCTTTGGTGGACCGATGATAGGCGCTGTCATGGGCGCTTATATCGGCCCGTCGAATGCAGTCAGTTGGCGATGGGCTGAGTGGATCATGCTTATCGCTTCTGGACTTGTTCTCGTACTGGTCCTGCTTCTCATGCCGGAGACGTACGGGCCTCTTCTGTTACAGTGGAAAGCCAAACATTACCGACGAATTACTGGCGATGATCGGTTCAAGTGTGAACATGAGATTGTAGACGCCAGCCTATTCAGCCGACTCAAAGTCAGCATGACAAGACCATTCTTCATGTTGACGGAACCCATCATTATCGCCATGACTCTGTATCTCAGTGTTTTGTACATCGTCCTGTTCACGTTTCTCGTGGGCTGGCCATACATCTTTGAAGAGACATATGGTATCAGCCAAGGACTGTCAAACATCATATTTATCGCCATGTTTCTCGGCACCCAGATAAACTTTCTCTTCGTTCCCATCATCTATCGCAAGACTTTGCGAGCTACCGAGAAAGGAGGCCATTTCAAGCCCGAGATACGCCTCTGGTATGGAATGCTCGGCGCCTCCCCGGCTATTCCCATCTCATTGTTCTGGCTGGGGTGGACAAACTACGCCAACATAAGTATCTGGTCTGCGATTTTCGCCGTAGTTTTCTTCGGATATGGTGTCACTGGAATCTTTATCTGTACATATATGTACATCATTGATTCATATGAGATATACTCAGCGTCAGCTCTCACATTTGTGGCATTGACGCGGTACATCGTCGCTGGTGGAATGACTGTGGTTGGTATCCCGTTTTACGAAAACATGGGCACGCACTATACTCTCACAATAATGGCATGCCTGGCAGTGGTATTGGCAACGATCCCCTACGTATTGTACTTCTACGGACACAACATTCGGGCAAAGAGCAAATATGCATTCACGCATTGA
- a CDS encoding hypothetical protein (SECRETED:SignalP(1-18)) — protein MKFLTIFSTLLASGTALAAYVPQANTARGLSSGIQTGAEEHANPIESFFDEIKHTITPDDETEEKLASRDLVDNMFNLVGTNAIDFNEKIGHGFNVTATFVGSIDFNAQAAAGIEYVSKKISGSESNIPGASIMVTFLSGLGALVAKFNLNSMAQSCLSGVGQLIASIDFNALVSGAVKLYQTISSSLKSAMES, from the exons ATGAAGTTCCTTACCATCTTCTCCACTCTCCTTGCCTCTGGCACTGCTCTTGCTGCCTATGTTCCTCAGGCAAACACGGCTCGTGGCCTGTCCTCTGGAATCCAAACCGGAGCTGAGGAACACGCCAACCCCATTGAATCCTTCTTCGACGAGATTAAGCATACTATCACCCCGGACGACGAGACCGAAGAGAAGTTGGCTAGCCGCGATCTTGTCGACAACATGTTCAACCTGGTCGGTACC AACGCCATCGACTTCAATGAGAAGATCGGTCATGGCTTCAATGTCACCGCCACCTTTGTCGGTTCTATCGATTTCAATGCTCAGGCAGCTGCTGGCATTGAGTATGTCTCCAAGAAGATTTCTGGTTCCGAGTCT AACATCCCCGGAGCTTCCATCATGGTTACCTTCCTCAGCGGCCTCGGTGCATTGGTTGCCAAGTTTAACTTGAACTCGATGGCTCAAAGCTGCTTGTCTGGTGTTGGTCAGCTCATTGCTTCCATTGACTTTAACGCACTTGTTTCTGGTGCAGTCAAGCTCTACCAGACTATTTCCAGCAGCTTGAAGAGTGCTATGGAGTCCTAA
- a CDS encoding hypothetical protein (TransMembrane:1 (o12-31i)), giving the protein MPFNQDSFGAGFAAGLISALAIAAVIAFVIMRMSDIYGLGHWKLNITSRPGSMWMNVGYWKTLQGAPIEKFPEACSALLDQIVLAAGLLDNEDDSGAVSGSRGSLAILDLGFGCGDQTWQLAKLSQDQGWRDFRYVGLTLNDAQVQTSRRRIYREIATAGNSIDINVDSFSLFCANAAKPGTWNPQVTEAVWSLADEKYTERWLLALDCLYHFSPSRKPVLKHAAKELDANFMAFDLLLNEKASTTDVWKARLIGKMMGCPIKTFLSEAEYRDQLVECGYDRNEITIKEITDDVFSGLVKFLNRQDQLLTEYGISMAGFKLAGRLFNWFDKSRVVRAVVVVARTKSKIG; this is encoded by the exons ATGCCATTTAATCAAGATAGCTTTGGCGCCGGCTTCGCGGCTGGCCTTATCAGTGCTCTGGCCATTGCCGCTGTCATTGCTTTTGTGATAATGCGCATGAGCGACATCTATGGCCTCGGACACTGGAAACTCAATATCACGTCTCGTCCAGGATCCATGTGGATGAATGTGGGATATTG GAAAACACTTCAAGGCGCGCCAATTGAGAAATTTCCCGAGGCTTGCTCTGCCCTTCTCGACCAGATTGTCCTCGCCGCTGGCTTACTGGACAACGAGGACGATTCAGGTGCCGTTTCTGGTTCTCGGGGCAGTCTCGCGATTCTCGATTTGGGCTTCGGCTGTGGTGACCAAACTTGGCAACTCGCTAAGCTGTCCCAAGATCAGGGCTGGAGAGACTTTCGCTACGTTGGTCTCACTCTCAATGACGCACAGGTTCAGACGTCGCGACGTAGGATCTACCGCGAGATCGCTACGGCAGGCAATAGCATCGATATTAATGTGGACTCGTTCAGCTTGTTCTGCGCCAACGCCGCGAAACCTGGGACGTGGAACCCCCAGGTCACCGAGGCTGTCTGGTCGCTCGCAGATGAGAAGTACACGGAGCGATGGCTTCTTGCTCTAGATTGTCTGTATCACTTTTCACCTTCAAGAAAGCCTGTTCTCAAGCACGCGGCGAAAGAACTGGATGCCAACTTCATGGCGTTTGATCTACTGCTCAACGAAAAGGCATCTACTACTGACGTCTGGAAAGCCAGATTAATTGGCAAGATGATGGGCTGCCCGATTAAAACCTTTCTTTCCGAGGCCGAGTACAGAGATCAACTGGTTGAGTGCGGGTACGACCGCAACGAGATCACTATCAAGGAGATTACCGATGATGTCTTTTCTGGCCTGGTCAAGTTTCTCAATCGCCAAGATCAATTGCTCACCGAGTATGGTATATCAATGGCTGGGTTCAAATTAGCTGGAAGATTGTTTAATTGGTTCGACAAGTCTCGCGTTGTGAGGGCAGTAGTCGTTGTCGCGCGGACAAAGAGCAAAATAGGGTAG
- a CDS encoding hypothetical protein (TransMembrane:7 (o26-45i57-76o96-119i131-153o185-202i214-235o255-277i)), whose amino-acid sequence MRLQLRDDTDDEPVHPFVNPYTELNIGLWALFIGASVFLGARLWVKITRRHGMWYDDHILIFSWFLLLANNSLIIYEFGNGYVLEDSSKSWDDKMHILINISSCGTLIGQALTKTAFAVTLLRMSNHWQKWILWFCIVTMNSYMVCKVIFQWAKVCGKNTYDNWYRLDFCLDPTFRADFKEGGNIYNIIMDFVFACFPWLIVRTLEMKKAEKIGLCLTMSLGMIVAIVSAIRVGWKDQGNGRDAYYIWRNGMSQIWYSSEIAGTIMVQCIPILRPILRNIHTSFTSRKLESSTGERKGSGWTWTRSSKHISTGPLPVLVNNNNNPDGMELRNIPEENEPQEFDFWDKNRVPTPDIEEAKPVDHKFTRDDSWPLGPASESNKSTKSFDMVHPGVGLAVEREGYEQGLSPPPPRRN is encoded by the exons ATGAGGCTACAGCTTCGCGACGACACCGATGACGAGCCCGTCCACCCTTTCGTCAATCCCTATACCGAGTTGAATATTGGGCTCTGGGCATTGTTCATCGGAGCATCTGTATTCTTGGGAGCTAGGCTGTGGGTAAAGATTACGAGGCGACATGGAATGTGGTACGATGATCACATCTTGATCTTTTCATGG ttccttcttctcgccaACAACAGTCTCATAATATACGAGTTCGGCAACGGATACGTCCTCGAGGATTCATCCAAATCATGGGATGATAAAATGCACATACTCATCAACATTTCATCGTGCGGGACACTGATCGGTCAAGCCTTGACCAAGACGGCTTTTGCGGTAACATTACTACGTATGAGCAATCATTGGCAAAAATGGATACTATGGTTCTGTATCGTCACCATGAACTCTTACATGGTCTGCAAGGTCATCTTCCAGTGGGCAAAGGTCTGTGGCAAAAACACATACGACAACTGGTACAGATTGGACTTTTGTTTAGATCCCACTTTCCGAGCCGACTTTAAAGAGGGTGGTAACA TCTACAATATCATTATGGATTTTGTGTTTGCCTGCTTCCCCTGGCTCATCGTTCGAACATtagagatgaagaaggctgagAAGATTGGCCTTTGCCTTACCATGAGTCTCGGAATGAT TGTTGCTATAGTCTCAGCCATCCGAGTTGGTTGGAAAGATCAAGGAAACGGCCGCGACGCCTACTACATCT GGCGCAACGGCATGTCACAAATTTGGTACTCCTCAGAAATTGCTGGAACAATCATGGTGCAATGCATTCCCATTCTCCGTCCTATCCTTCGAAAcatccacacttccttcacaTCACGCAAGCTGGAATCCTCAACCGGTGAGAGAAAAGGCTCCGGCTGGACCTGGACACGCAGCAGCAAGCATATCTCTACAGGACCTCTCCCCGTCctcgtcaacaacaacaacaaccctGATGGCATGGAGCTACGGAACATTCCCGAGGAAAATGAGCCTCAGGAATTTGACTTTTGGGATAAGAATCGCGTCCCAACGCCTGATATTGAAGAGGCAAAACCGGTGGATCATAAGTTTACCAGAGACGATAGTTGGCCGCTGGGGCCGGCAAGTGAGTCAAATAAGAGCACCAAGAGCTTCGATATGGTGCATCCAGGAGTTGGGTTAGCTGTTGAACGGGAGGGTTATGAGCAGGGACtctcaccaccaccgcctcGAAGGAATTAA
- a CDS encoding hypothetical protein (SECRETED:SignalP(1-17)~MEROPS:MER0033188) — translation MKLPTSSLLALLASSSALIIPSHHDASLTVETTSGELTGFINQTAPSVRQFLGVPFAEPPLKSLRFQPPRRVRSKGSISAKKYAPSCKQAISKTPTVYTEHMTQFLINGGDSEDCLYLNVYAPLKPTTKRLPVFIYIPGGGFTGGGADSLYKIPDKWIQRTQSHIVVTMNYRVNLFGFPNAKEAHQNVGLLDQRMVVEWVRDNVAAFGGDPHQMVLWGQSAGAGSVGMYGYAYPKDLIVKGLISDSGAPSMLAKVYGNHTDFDTIATKVGCKTGNKQLKCMQEIDASVLQKVYSETAGVSFTPVGDNMTAFSNTTDRLARGLVTKVPWIFGNNANEGAGFGAYNENGVSASQIAIGLGAIVCPVAAEVRARAKFGYPTYRYYYTGNFFNISPLPWIGATHSAELPLLFGTHYEYHGNSTEYEWQVADGMQSLWLSFAKNPNNHPADGKGVTWPLYEPGQKKMVVFAETGKKWFQLGAESLTENQCSKA, via the exons ATGAAGCTCCCTACATCCTCCTTGTTAGCCTTACTAGCTAGCAGTTCAGCTCTCATCATCCCTTCTCACCATGACGCTTCCTTGACCGTCGAGACGACATCTGGCGAACTGACAGGCTTTATCAATCAGACTGCACCTTCAGTCCGCCAGTTCCTCGGTGTTCCCTTCGCTGAACCGCCACTCAAGTCTCTTCGCTTCCAACCTCCCCGCCGTGTACGCAGCAAGGGTTCAATCTCAGCCAAGAAGTATGCGCCATCATGCAAGCAAGCCATAAGCAAAACGCCAACGGTCTATACCGAGCACATGACACAGTTCCTGATCAACGGCGGTGACTCGGAAGATTGTCTGTATCTCAATGTCTACGCCCCGTTGAAACCAACTACGAAGCGTTTACCTGTCTTCATCTACATCCCAGGTGGCGGCTTCACTGGCGGCGGCGCAGACTCGCTTTACAAGATTCCTGATAAATGGATCCAGAGGACTCAATCCCACATAGTTGTCACAATGAACTACCGCGTCAATCTATTCGGTTTTCCCAATGCGAAAGAAGCGCACCAGAACGTTGGTCTGCTTGATCAGCGCATGGTCGTCGAGTGGGTACGCGACAACGTTGCTGCCTTTGGAGGCGATCCTCACCAAATGGTTCTTTGGGGACAGTCTGCTGGTGCTGGGTCAGTAGGAATGTATGGATACGCGTATCCTAAGGACCTGATCGTCAAAGGCTTGATCTCTGACTCCGGAGCGCCAAGTATGCTGGCCAAAGTATATGGTAATCACACCGACTTTGACACTATCGCTACCAAGGTTGGATGCAAGACTGGCAACAAGCAGTTGAAATGTATGCAGGAGATCGACGCTTCAGTCTTACAAAAGGTTTACTCGGAAACAGCAGGTGTTTCATTCACGCCTGTAGGAGATAATATGACAGCATTTTCCAACACAACCGATCGCCTTGCTAGAGGTCTTGTCACCAAAGTT CCATGGATTTTTGGTAACAATGCCAATGAAGGAGCTGGCTTTGGCGCCTATAATGAGAATGGCGTATCAGCTTCACAGATTGCTATTGGTCTGGGTGCAATTGTTTGTCCTGTTGCCGCAGAAGTCAG GGCTCGTGCTAAATTTGGATACCCGACTTATCGATACTATTACACTGGGAACTTTTTCAATATCTCACCGCTTCCTTGGATCGGCGCAACACACAGTG CCGAGTTGCCCCTCTTGTTCGGAACCCACTACGAGTACCATGGCAACTCTACAGAGTACGAGTGGCAAGTTGCGGATGGAATGCAGA GCCTATGGCTCTCATTCGCAAAGAATCCCAACAACCATCCGGCTGATGGCAAGGGTGTCACCTGGCCGTTGTACGAGCCTGgccagaagaagatggtCGTCTTTGCAGAGACGGGCAAGAAGTGGTTTCAGCTAGGTGCCGAGAGCCTCACAGAGAACCAATGTAGCAAGGCGTGA